One part of the Gracilimonas sediminicola genome encodes these proteins:
- a CDS encoding FAD-dependent oxidoreductase, translating into ADQILVATGRQGNTENLNLKSNGIDTKGRNYIPVDETMRTNTPNIFAAGDILGERQFVYTAAYEGKIAAENAMRASHGKADFSVLPWVIFTDPQVAGVGMDEQQAEEEGVNYQATKLTLDNVTRSIAARDTRGYIKLIRNKDNDRLIGARILAPEGSELLMELALAIRHGVSIQSLKSEFHPYLTLSEGIKLAALTFDKDVKKLSCCAV; encoded by the coding sequence AGCCGATCAGATATTAGTTGCCACCGGCAGGCAGGGAAATACAGAGAACCTGAATCTTAAATCTAATGGAATTGACACCAAAGGACGAAATTACATTCCCGTTGATGAAACCATGCGAACCAATACACCCAACATCTTTGCCGCCGGCGATATACTGGGCGAACGGCAGTTCGTGTACACTGCGGCCTATGAAGGAAAAATCGCAGCTGAAAATGCGATGAGAGCCAGTCATGGAAAAGCCGATTTTTCAGTCTTACCGTGGGTTATTTTCACTGATCCACAAGTGGCCGGTGTGGGCATGGATGAACAACAAGCCGAAGAAGAGGGAGTCAACTATCAGGCAACGAAACTTACGCTGGACAATGTAACCAGATCTATTGCCGCAAGAGATACCCGCGGATATATCAAATTAATCCGAAACAAAGACAATGACCGTTTGATTGGAGCCCGTATTTTGGCACCCGAAGGCTCTGAACTATTAATGGAACTGGCTCTGGCTATTCGACACGGGGTTTCCATTCAGTCACTCAAGTCAGAATTTCATCCCTATCTGACTCTTTCTGAAGGAATTAAGCTTGCGGCTCTCACTTTCGACAAAGACGTGAAGAAATTGAGCTGCTGTGCGGTTTGA